aaggttTCAAACCTGCAAATTTgacttcccatttttttttaaaatagaaacGATTTCTAATTCCCAATTCTCCACGTTGTCTAgacgataattttttttttttttccagaaataaGCAAAtcataattataatttttttttctttctagttttcTGTTGTAATGTCCTGCTTGTGGGTGTTTCTCAATTCTCCCCTTCGGAGGTCTTCCTAACCCTTTTGGGtgtagtgtgtttttttttttttgatgtcgGTGGTGTGAGTTTTGTGTGAGGTATTGTACCTCGGTAGTCTTTGTAAGAAGTTTGGGGTGTAAGTCGGAGCCTATCCGCCTGGTTGGCTATTCTCTCATTCTTCGAGGAAGAATATGCTTTTTGATGTTCTCTCTTGGTTATCAAACGGATTTTTGGCACAAATGCTATTCTAGAGAATCTTATAGAAGGAACAATTCCGATGTCGTCTGATTCTCCATTTGACCAAATCATTAATttggtcaattttattaaaGGTACAATGTTTCCTATCCGACGCTCTATGCCTCAGAATCAGAAAACAAGGATGCCAAGCTCTTCAACTGCGTCCAGGTTTTTGCCTCTTCTCTAGCCTGTTCGATTTTCTTGCTTTgctactttgtttttttttgttttttttgttttcaatcttgCTAACTAAAAGGAAGAGATTTTGGTGGGCGATTACAGAGAGGGCACCAGAACTCGCTAGAAACGATGCCCATTTTCTTCATGTTGATGAATTTGGGTGGAATTAAGCATCCATTCATCTGCGCTTCGCTCGGACTACTTTATACCATGGGCCGCTATTTCTACTTCACTGGATATGCCACTGGCAATCCCCAAAATCGCCTTAGCCTTGGGTAACTATTCATAACCCCATCTTCCTCGTATATACTTACTTAAGTACTCCGTTTGTATATTGTTgtcaagaaaaaatcaaacattttttatttggattcatCTTGTCAAAAATGCGTTAttctagactttttgttttgtgtgctagggtaatttttttgggaccgAGGTAGTAAAACTTTTTCGTGCACGGCTTTTCGATGCAAATGCATACACAATTCTATGAGAGCATACCGGTATACGATCCTATTGTTGGACGAGCCCCTAGGGCAAAAGTGTGTTATTGGAACTGGTCCATGTTATAACGTCAACACCAAGATAATAGGATCTTATTGAAttactttttcagaaaattcatgcataattttttttgcatagattCAGACACAAATATGTTTCTGAACTGTCTGATACACACGAGATTCTCACAAAATAATGAGGGGCCTACATACATTAGAAGAAATGTGCCCGGATTATGCAAATTAtaccacaaaaatataaagggggaaaaaatataaaggaaaaaaacagaggGAGATTAGTACAAATTAAATGAATAAAGTTAATCAACATCggttccttctttttttctttttcaatgtaaTCCTTCTACAAATCATTTCTCTAATCTCCCTTAAAAAAGGTTCATCCCCATGGTAAGCTTCATTTATTCTCCTAATTAGTTGATTTCACACAATCAAACAAGAATCAGTTGTATATAACTTATTTGTTGCGGATTCCAACAAAATTTCTTCTCTGTGCGCAGGAGATTCAGCTTCCTTGCTTTACTCGGGCTTATGATCACCACAATTTCTTGCGGGATTAAACTGATCGTTTCGCAAAAATGGAACGCCTGATTTCAGCAGCGTGCACTTAGCTTGCATCCTCTGTCGAACTTGTCTTTTGCTGCTTGTTTTTCTACAGCTCATGTATTTTGTAACCCTTAATTTTGTGGTGTAGGTTGTGTTTCACTTTGTAATAATTGGAAACATGGGATGTTTTTGGACATGGTTTGAAAAGACTTAATGTTGGTTATTGGAAAATGAGTGCTGATCTTcgtgagggggggggggggggggaggaacATGTGTTCAAATGAATGGTTATTTGGAAACATCATCAACCGAGTTTATATCAAGTTGATCACGAGTAACTTCAATTTCTTAAATATCATAAGTTGAACGAGCCGAGAATAGCTTGTCTATTCAAGTTTGTATAGCAAACAGATCTCGAATGAGTTTTAACGAGTGAAAACAAACTCGAACTCAAGTAGCCCATCTAATTTCTCAACCACTAAAATAACATGGATCACACAAAAAGGGATGATTTATAGCCGCtctgtaaacaagattttctcattcTAGTATATTACAATATACACTGAGATGATTCAAAAACCCAATAGAATaattttagtatatatataaaggtttctctgttttctttgcGTAACTAGAACATCAATAATgtacttgttttttgtttttttttacatgaGGGCACTTAAGAAAACCATATATGACGAGGGACAATCACCTGAATTTTGACTAGAATATTGTAAGAAACCAATGATATCGAACATACACAAAGTTTACCTGATCAtatcaattaaaaataataaattttagtCCTATTGGTCCCTCTATAGCTCCTCCTCTAGGCTAGCTCTAATCGTCATAGTATTAAATTGTTGTGCAAGTCTCAATTTTGATGCGAAGAGCCAAGTCAAAATCTTGCCTGCCTTGGAAAGAAAGACAGGAAGATGCTATATAAACCTAGCACAGCTCCGGCCATGCACATTATAATGACATACAATCACAATTgaaggaagggagagagagagagagagagagagagagagagagagagagagagagagagagagagagagagagagagagagagagagagagagggttttctTCGATCAGAACAGGAAAAAAATGGGCGGATTAGAGTACTTGGTGTTGGAAGGATATGGATACGTGGTCCTTACCCTCGTCTTCTACTGCTTCTTCAATTTCTGGATGGCTTTCCAAGTCGGGAAAGCCCGCAAGAAGTAAGCATATTCTTTCAATTGTCTTAACTTATTTTAACATCATTTGTCATTTTTAACATACTAATTTCAAGTTTTTGTGGGGTTCCTCccgaatccaaaaaaaaaaatgatcgaaataGTTAATTTTGTTGAACTCGTTAAGAAGAACATATGTGCCAAAAATCGATTCAATTAGACACGGTTCGTTATATGAACAAATGGCGTTTGtgcaaggaaaaaaatagaaggcTTCAAACCTGCAAATTTGACTTCCCATTTTTTAAATAGAAACGATTTCTAATTCCCAATTCTTCACGATGTCTAgacgataatttttttttctctagaaATAAGCAAATcataatcataattttttttttatagttttctGCTGTAATGTCCTGCTTGCGGGTGTTTCTCAATTCTCCCCTTTGGGGGTCTTCCTGACCCTTTTGGGTGCActgtgtttttctttctttgatgtCGGTGATGTGAGTTTTGtgtgaggtattgtaccttgGCGGCCTTTGTAAGAAGTTTGAGATGTAGGTCTTTCCTCGTCGGAGCCTATCCGCCTGGTTGGCTATTCTCTCCTTCTTCAAGGAAGAATATGCCCTTTGATGTTCTCTTGGTTATCAATAAACTTTCtaaatttttgccaaaaaaaaaaaacgagctCAATTCGATTATTCCTTCTTTTCTTACACAGACGTGATTCGCTAATATAAACACCGATGTCTTATCAAACGAATTTTTGGCACAAATGCTATTCTAGAGAATCTTATATAGATAGAAGGAACAATTCCGATGTCTTCTGATTCTCCATTTGACCAAATCATTAATttggtcaattttattaaaGGTACAATGTTTCCTATCCGACACTGTATGCCTCAGAATCAGAAAACAAGGATGCCAAGCTCTTCAACTGCGTCCAGGTTTTTTGCTTCTTCTCTAGCCTGTTCGATTTTCTTGCTTtgctacttcttcttttttgttttgttttgtttttcaatcttGCTAACTGAAACGAAGAGATTTTGGTGGGCGATGACAGAGAGGGCACCAGAACTCGCTAGAAACGATGCCCATTTTCTTCATGTTGATGATTTTGGGTGGAATTAAGCATCCATTCATCTGCGCTTTGCTCGGACTACTTTATACCATGGGCCGCTATTTCTACTTCACTGGATATGCCACTGGCAATCCCCAAAATCGCCTTAGCCTTGGGTAACTATTCATAACCCCATCTTCCTCGTATATACTTAAGTACTCCGTTTGTATATTGTTgtcaagaaaaaatcaaacattttttatttgaattcaTCTTGTCAAAAATGCATTATTCTAGACTTTTCGTTTTGTGTGCTAGggtaatttttttgggactGAGGTAGTAAAACTTTTTCGTGCATGGCTTTTTGATGCAAATACATACACAATTCTATTGGAGCATACCGGTATACGATCCTATTGTTGGACGAGCCCCTAGGGCAAAAGTGTGTTATTGGAACTGGTCCATGTTATAACGTCAACACCAAAATAATAGGATTTTATTGAAttactttttcagaaaattcgtgcataatttttttttcacagattCAGACACAAATATGTTTGGAACTGTCTGATACACACGAGATTCTCACAAAATAATGAGGGGTCTACATACATAGACGAAATGTGCCCGGATTATGCAAATTatacaacaaaaatataaagggggaaaaaatataaaggaaaaaaacagaggGAGATTAGTACAAATTAAATGAACAAAGTTAATCAACATCGGttccttcttgttttctttttcaatgtaaaTCCTTCTACAAATCAGTTCTCTAATCTCCCTTAAAAAAGATTCATCCCCATGGTAAACTTTATTTATTCTCCTAATTAGTTGATTTCACACAATCAAACAAGAATCAGTTGTATATAACTTATTTGTTGCGGATTCTAACAAAATTTCTTCTCTGTGCGCAGGAGATTCAGCTTCCTTGCTTTACTCGGGCTTATGATCACCACAATTTCTTGCGGGATTAAACTGATCGTTTCGCAAAAATGGAACGCCGAATTTCAGCAGcgcatttttgcttgatttcaGCAGCGTGCACTTAGCTTGCATCGTCTGTCGAACTTGTCTTTTGCTGCTTGTTTGTCTACAGCTCATGTATTTTGTAACCCTTAATTTGTGGTGTAGGTTGTGTTTCACTTTGTAATAATTGGAAACATGGGATGTTTTTGGACATGGTTTGAAAAGACTAATGTTGGTTATTGGAAAAGGAGTGCTGATCTTCGTGAGGGGGGAAACATGTCTTCAAATGAATGGTTATTTGGAAACATCATCAACCGAGTTTACATCAAGTTGATCACAAGTAACTTCAATTTCTCAAATATCATAAGTTGAACGAGACGGGAATAGCTTGTCTATTCAAGTTTGTATAGCAAACAGATCTCGAATGAGTTTTAACGAGTGAAAACAAACTCGAACTCAAGTAGCCCATCTAATTTCTCAACCACTTAAAGAACATGGATCACACAAAAGGGGTTGAAAATccactatttatttatttcctaGAAAACTTTGATATCGTGAAGTGATTGCATCTTTTATACGGCATCACAGAATTTCCCACTTTACGTAGATAGACGAGAGAAGTAAACGAAAATTGAATTTCTTGACCAATTTCGGAACATCATTACGGGCCAATTATATCATAGTTTCTTAACCAATTAGAGAACATCGTCATCTGGCTACCTATTTGATCATGTAATCTTGTTACCAAAGAAGGGCAGGTCGAATCCATTGTTTGGTGGGTGTTTAGTGCTGATTAATTTTAAGTGATTCTGGATGCCAGAATCTACTTAAATAATCAGCGCTAAACACCCTCTTATTAATTTCTTGAAAAGCTTTGACGTGGTAGCatcttttattttgtattaatgAGTACAAGAATTTCCCACTTTGTTGTTAATTGGTCATTGTTTTTCCTTCTTGACTTTGCTCAGCAATTTATAGGTCTAAAGTAGATAGATGACAAAATAAGCGAAAATAACTGAACGTTAAAAGTACTTTACTTCTGTAGATATGTGGAACTTGTAACTCAAATATTGTAAATAACGTTTGATACGACATGatatacaaatataaaaattgCAATAAATGTGAAGGTTGGATTCAATACTTCGTGTGCGTCACCTCGGGACACTTTTAAATGGGATGTTAGGATGTCGATCTTT
This DNA window, taken from Rhododendron vialii isolate Sample 1 chromosome 8a, ASM3025357v1, encodes the following:
- the LOC131299026 gene encoding uncharacterized protein LOC131299026, which encodes MGGLEYLVLKGYGYVVLTLVFYCFFNFWMAFQVEKARKKYNVSYPTLYASESENKDAKLFNCVQRGHQNSLETMPIFFMLMNLGGIKHPFICASLGLLYTMGRYFYFTGYATGNPQNRLSLGRFSFLALLGLMITTISCGIKLIVSQKWNA
- the LOC131299027 gene encoding uncharacterized protein LOC131299027, translated to MGGLEYLVLEGYGYVVLTLVFYCFFNFWMAFQVGKARKKYNVSYPTLYASESENKDAKLFNCVQRGHQNSLETMPIFFMLMILGGIKHPFICALLGLLYTMGRYFYFTGYATGNPQNRLSLGRFSFLALLGLMITTISCGIKLIVSQKWNAEFQQRIFA